In Lineus longissimus chromosome 5, tnLinLong1.2, whole genome shotgun sequence, the genomic stretch GCAGTTCTGATCGGGTTGGTAAAAGTGTCCTGGTTCTTCTACAATGCAAGCGTTGGACTTGACTATTACCAAGTACTTGCGACGGGGTATTTCTCTGATCAAGAATTGCCAAATACGGATCTGATTTTGACTTTAGCGCTTTCCTCAGAATTTTCTTAGCGGATTTGACAGCGGACTCAATTTTTCCATTGCTCTGCGGATGGTAAGGATCTGTTATGTCATGCTTAAAGTCCCAGTCTTTCGCAAATCTTCGAAATTCATGAGAATCGTATGGTGGACCTCCATCACTAATCACCTTTTCAGGAGAACCATAACGCGCAAAATGGTTCTTGAGTTTGAGAATCACCGCCTCGGCCTTTGTGTCCTTCATTCGATCGATTTCCCAAAAGTTGCTTAGGTAATCAACAGTGATCAGGAATTTCTTTCcttcaaaatcaaataaatctGTACCAATGTTTTGCCAAGGACGCTCAGGAATTTCATGGTTCACCAGGGTTTCTTTCTGCTGTTTTGTCTCGAATTCTCTGCACACTGCATATTGGCTCACTTTGAGTTTAATTTCAACAGTCATTCC encodes the following:
- the LOC135488543 gene encoding uncharacterized protein K02A2.6-like, whose product is MTVEIKLKVSQYAVCREFETKQQKETLVNHEIPERPWQNIGTDLFDFEGKKFLITVDYLSNFWEIDRMKDTKAEAVILKLKNHFARYGSPEKVISDGGPPYDSHEFRRFAKDWDFKHDITDPYHPQSNGKIESAVKSAKKILRKALKSKSDPYLAILDQRNTPSQVLGNSQVQRLHCRRTRTLLPTRSELLKPETVDWKKTKEDIETSQEKQRHYYDRNAKDLTPLHPGDTVRLQPMRKGEKSWKRAKVTKQLKDRSYEVDTGDRILRRNRCTSEENGGKSTTNGTIRGTVTTRHARDREQSYHGQS